One genomic segment of Trichococcus shcherbakoviae includes these proteins:
- the mtnK gene encoding S-methyl-5-thioribose kinase — protein MSKFTEGYFTMNEDDALEYAITELGLFNPESMLSCKEIGDGNLNYVFRIIDANSGEAVIIKQAGPIARISDDFKLSPDRNRIESDILKIQHTLAEGFVPVIFKYDSVMNCTVMEDLSDHKIMRAALHEHKKFPLFAEHIATFMANTLLLNSDVVLDHKEKKQLVKNFINPELCEITENLVYTEPFYDCERNDVTHAIREFALKELWSDDKLLLETAKLKFEFMNNAQTLVHGDLHTGSIFIKEDSTKIIDPEFAFYGPAGYDVGNVIANLIFAYENAEARIENPNEREEYKSWLGETIVDVVNLFKAKFNKLWEKRVTEQTAAYIGFQEYYLDSIIRDTAAVAGCELIRRIIGLAHVKDITEIEDPKKRERAEKICLSVGKKFILERDSYKDGRDFINIVNSIEKIII, from the coding sequence GTGTCAAAATTCACAGAAGGTTATTTTACGATGAATGAGGACGATGCCTTGGAATATGCAATCACCGAATTGGGATTGTTCAATCCGGAATCTATGCTCAGTTGCAAAGAAATCGGAGATGGCAACTTAAATTATGTGTTCAGAATTATTGATGCGAATTCAGGTGAGGCAGTGATTATTAAACAGGCTGGACCAATCGCGAGAATTTCCGATGATTTTAAACTTTCACCGGACCGAAATAGAATAGAGAGCGATATCCTGAAGATTCAGCACACTCTGGCAGAAGGATTTGTGCCTGTAATTTTTAAGTATGATTCTGTCATGAACTGTACGGTAATGGAGGATTTGTCAGACCACAAGATCATGCGTGCAGCTCTTCATGAGCACAAAAAATTCCCGCTATTTGCGGAGCATATAGCTACTTTTATGGCCAATACATTACTCTTGAACTCAGATGTTGTCTTGGATCATAAAGAGAAAAAGCAATTAGTGAAAAACTTTATTAATCCTGAATTATGCGAAATAACGGAAAATCTGGTGTACACAGAACCTTTCTATGACTGTGAAAGAAATGATGTGACTCATGCTATAAGAGAATTTGCACTGAAGGAACTGTGGTCAGATGACAAATTACTTTTGGAAACTGCAAAGTTGAAATTTGAATTCATGAATAACGCTCAAACTCTTGTGCATGGCGATCTTCATACAGGATCTATATTCATAAAGGAGGATTCAACAAAGATAATCGACCCTGAATTCGCTTTTTATGGGCCTGCAGGTTATGACGTCGGTAATGTGATCGCAAACCTGATTTTTGCATACGAAAATGCGGAAGCGCGTATAGAAAACCCTAATGAAAGAGAAGAATATAAATCATGGCTTGGAGAAACGATTGTGGATGTAGTGAACTTGTTCAAAGCGAAATTCAATAAACTATGGGAAAAAAGAGTCACTGAACAAACGGCAGCTTATATCGGATTTCAAGAATATTACTTGGATAGCATCATTCGGGATACTGCAGCAGTTGCAGGTTGTGAATTAATCAGAAGGATAATCGGGCTTGCTCATGTAAAAGATATTACAGAAATAGAGGATCCAAAAAAAAGGGAAAGGGCAGAGAAAATATGTCTTTCAGTAGGCAAAAAATTCATCCTTGAGAGGGATTCCTATAAGGACGGCAGAGATTTTATAAACATAGTAAATTCAATCGAGAAAATCATAATCTGA